From one Flavobacterium sp. N502536 genomic stretch:
- the rpe gene encoding ribulose-phosphate 3-epimerase — translation MKNTLIAPSVLAADFANLQRDIEMINNSEADWFHIDIMDGVFVPNISFGMPVLEAISRHAKKTIDVHLMIVDPDRYIKTFADLGANILSVHYEACTHLHRTLQAIKAEGMKAGVAINPHTNIDLLEDVINDIDLVCIMSVNPGFGGQSFIENTYAKVEKLKALITRKNASTIIEIDGGVTSKNAKQLVEAGADVLVAGSFVFKAENPTQTIAELKALTSF, via the coding sequence ATGAAGAATACACTTATTGCTCCTTCTGTTCTTGCAGCTGATTTCGCTAACTTACAACGCGACATCGAAATGATAAATAACAGCGAGGCCGACTGGTTTCATATTGATATTATGGACGGAGTTTTTGTTCCGAATATTTCTTTCGGAATGCCGGTTTTAGAAGCGATTTCAAGACATGCTAAAAAAACGATAGATGTACATTTGATGATTGTTGATCCGGATCGATACATCAAAACTTTTGCCGATTTGGGTGCCAATATCTTAAGCGTACATTATGAAGCCTGTACCCATTTACACAGAACACTTCAGGCCATTAAAGCCGAAGGAATGAAGGCAGGAGTAGCGATTAACCCTCATACTAATATTGATTTATTAGAAGATGTAATCAACGATATTGACTTAGTATGTATTATGAGTGTAAATCCAGGTTTTGGAGGTCAGTCGTTCATCGAAAACACTTATGCTAAAGTAGAGAAGTTAAAAGCCTTAATCACGCGTAAAAATGCTTCGACAATTATTGAAATTGACGGTGGTGTTACCAGTAAAAATGCAAAACAATTAGTAGAGGCTGGCGCTGATGTTTTGGTTGCCGGAAGCTTTGTATTTAAAGCCGAAAATCCAACACAGACTATTGCTGAATTAAAAGCTTTGACTAGTTTTTAA
- a CDS encoding RNA polymerase sigma factor RpoD/SigA, translated as MRQLKITKQVTNRETASLDKYLQEIGKVDLITADEEVELAQRIKAGDQRALEKLTKANLRFVVSVAKQYQNQGLTLPDLINEGNLGLIKAAQRFDETRGFKFISYAVWWIRQSILQALAEQSRIVRLPLNKIGSINKINKMYALLEQSNERPPSAEEIAKELDMTVNDVKESMKNSGRHLSMDAPLVEGEDSNLYDVLRSGESPNPDRELIHESLRTEIERSLETLTPREADVVRLYFGLGDQHPMTLEEIGETFDLTRERVRQIKEKAIRRLKHTSRSKILKTYLG; from the coding sequence ATGAGACAACTTAAAATCACCAAGCAGGTAACCAATCGTGAAACTGCATCATTAGACAAATACCTACAAGAAATTGGAAAAGTTGACCTAATTACCGCTGATGAAGAGGTAGAATTAGCACAAAGAATAAAAGCCGGTGATCAAAGAGCATTAGAAAAATTAACAAAAGCTAACCTACGTTTCGTTGTATCGGTTGCTAAACAATATCAAAATCAAGGATTAACTCTTCCTGACTTAATAAATGAAGGAAACTTAGGTTTAATTAAAGCGGCTCAACGTTTTGATGAAACTCGTGGTTTCAAATTCATCTCTTACGCTGTATGGTGGATTCGTCAATCGATCCTTCAGGCTTTGGCAGAACAATCCCGTATTGTTCGTTTACCATTAAACAAAATTGGTTCTATCAATAAAATCAACAAAATGTATGCTTTATTAGAGCAATCTAACGAGCGTCCACCTTCTGCTGAAGAAATTGCAAAAGAACTTGACATGACTGTAAATGACGTAAAAGAGTCTATGAAAAACTCTGGTCGTCACCTATCAATGGATGCACCTCTTGTTGAAGGAGAAGATTCTAACCTTTACGACGTTTTACGTTCAGGAGAATCTCCAAACCCTGACAGAGAACTAATTCACGAATCATTACGTACTGAAATCGAGCGTTCATTAGAAACATTAACTCCAAGAGAGGCTGATGTAGTTCGTTTGTATTTTGGTCTTGGCGATCAGCACCCAATGACTTTAGAAGAAATTGGAGAAACTTTCGACTTAACTCGTGAACGTGTTCGTCAGATTAAAGAAAAAGCAATCCGTAGATTAAAACATACTTCCAGAAGTAAAATCTTAAAAACTTATCTTGGATAA
- a CDS encoding DUF4249 domain-containing protein, with protein sequence MKKTLLFGFLITIFLSMTFGCTTPYSYQTNGFEDALVIEATITNELKSQQIKLSRTYKLESKKPIFESKAVVYVTDDLGNKYDFQEKNETYISLNPFQASPDRAYQLHILTKNGRSYVSNEEKLPQQTQIEKLEAKAVTKKGVLGAEITVSSNDPTNKSRYYRYEYDETYKIIAPKAYSKKAVAVFFAPGSNPKGQIVFEDRKTEVRICYSDKKSNELILTNTNQLSEDKVTDFPIKFISSKDPIIRSRYSILVKQYVQNLAAHTFYETLKDISDIGSILSQTQPGFFYGNIKPVDNPGEKVIGFFNVSSYSEKRIFFSFTDLFPKEPMPKYQYDCPSPIPENEIDQFYFNYCFDSSTECQGDDILDLIKSGIKVYFPNETPKYLLYPVECGDCTSFSSNAKPSFWID encoded by the coding sequence ATGAAAAAGACCTTACTCTTTGGATTTCTTATAACGATATTCCTCTCGATGACATTCGGATGTACAACACCCTACTCCTATCAGACCAATGGATTTGAGGATGCTCTTGTGATAGAAGCAACCATTACAAACGAATTAAAAAGTCAGCAGATTAAATTGTCCAGAACCTATAAACTTGAAAGCAAGAAACCAATCTTTGAAAGTAAAGCGGTGGTATATGTAACAGATGATCTGGGCAATAAATACGATTTTCAGGAAAAAAATGAAACTTATATTTCCCTGAATCCGTTTCAGGCCAGTCCTGACAGGGCCTATCAATTGCACATCCTTACTAAAAACGGAAGAAGTTATGTCTCGAATGAAGAGAAACTGCCACAACAGACTCAGATCGAAAAACTCGAAGCAAAAGCGGTGACCAAAAAAGGGGTACTAGGGGCTGAAATTACCGTAAGCAGTAACGATCCAACAAACAAATCCCGCTATTACAGGTACGAGTACGATGAAACCTATAAAATAATTGCGCCTAAAGCGTATTCTAAAAAAGCCGTCGCTGTTTTTTTTGCTCCAGGCTCCAATCCAAAAGGACAAATTGTATTTGAAGACAGGAAGACAGAAGTCAGAATTTGCTATTCAGATAAAAAATCGAATGAATTAATTCTAACCAACACTAACCAGCTAAGCGAGGATAAAGTAACTGATTTTCCAATTAAGTTTATTAGCAGTAAAGACCCAATTATCAGAAGCAGATACAGCATATTAGTCAAACAATATGTTCAGAATCTTGCTGCCCATACTTTTTATGAAACCTTAAAAGATATATCCGACATAGGAAGTATTCTATCGCAAACCCAGCCCGGATTTTTTTACGGAAACATAAAACCGGTTGACAATCCCGGTGAAAAAGTAATTGGCTTTTTTAATGTGTCTTCTTATTCCGAAAAAAGAATCTTTTTTAGTTTTACCGATCTTTTTCCTAAAGAACCAATGCCCAAATACCAATATGATTGTCCCTCTCCAATTCCTGAAAATGAAATAGACCAATTTTACTTTAATTATTGTTTCGATTCTTCAACCGAGTGTCAGGGTGATGATATTCTAGACCTAATCAAATCAGGAATTAAAGTTTATTTCCCTAACGAAACCCCAAAGTACTTATTGTATCCCGTAGAATGCGGAGACTGCACTTCATTTTCATCAAACGCAAAACCATCATTTTGGATAGACTAA